DNA from Thermodesulfobacteriota bacterium:
AGAAAGACATGGAAATCGATCCGTCAAAAATGACGGGGCCGGATCCGGAAAACCGTGAAACCGAGCAGGAAAAGACAATCGCCAAACGCGGGGCGAATAAAAAAGGCAGAAGGTAAAAGGCTGAAGACTGAAGGAAAAAGCGTTCAATCACCCTTCAGCCTTCTACCTTAAACCTATTACCTGAAAACATGGAGTGTTTTTAATGGCCTTTACCGAAGACATCGACACTTTTTTCAACACCGATGATTTTGCCGTGGCGGCGACCTATACCCCGCTTGTCGGCCTGCCTTCCACCGTAAACGGCATATTCGACGATGAGTATTTTGACGAGGTCGGCGGCTCGGTGGGCATTGAAGGATCGCAGCCGAGATTTACCTGCAAACTGGAAGATATTGCCGCCGTTGAACAGGGTGACGCTTTGACCGTTTCCGGTGTATCATACGAGATCGTTAATGTGCAAAAGGACGGCACCGGCATTGTGGTTTTGGTATTAGAGGAACAGTAACACATGGCTCATAAAAGAAAACAGATCCGGGACCAGGTCAAAACGGTTTTAACCGGCCTGGTCACCACCGGAAACAGGGTGTTTGTCAGCCGTGTGT
Protein-coding regions in this window:
- a CDS encoding head-tail joining protein, whose product is MAFTEDIDTFFNTDDFAVAATYTPLVGLPSTVNGIFDDEYFDEVGGSVGIEGSQPRFTCKLEDIAAVEQGDALTVSGVSYEIVNVQKDGTGIVVLVLEEQ